In Cheilinus undulatus linkage group 14, ASM1832078v1, whole genome shotgun sequence, the genomic stretch CGTCTAAACAGATGTAAGTTTTTGGAGCTCCTCCTGCAGAGAGGAGCCAGTGTTAATTGTCAGGACGCAGACGGACGCACCGCGCTCAGTTACGCGTGTGAGAGAGGCTGTCTGGATGCTGTGAAGATCCTGGTCCGGAACAACGCTGACCCGGAGATCGCAGACAGATGGGGAAACACGGCGCTCATGcacgcagcagcagcaggtcacACTGCTGTGGTGAGGTTTCTAGTGAGAGCTTTCAAGAGGCTGGGTCTTCAGATAGACAGGCAGAATAAAGCTGGAAACTCTGCTGTGGACGTGGCCAAGTTCCTCGGCCACACAGAGTGCTTCTCTGCGCTGACTCACAGCTCCAGCAACAAATCTGAGGCTGGGGGAAGAGCCTTTAGGTCTGAGGATGTGaatgaaaagtttgagaagAAACTTGCACATTTGGTGAGCAGCCTGGAGGTTCTCCAAACGTGTAATCATACAAATTGTCAACTGGCTCAAAAATGCGCCAGGCAGCAGCGACCTAAGATAAAGCAGATCAGGCTGCCTTCGATTGACTCCATAGAGGAGACTGAAAGAGAGGATGAAAACTTCTGTTCACCTCCACAGGAGCTGGTCTTCTCCGGAGTCCTCACTCCTAAACCCCCTCCACGGTCTTTCAACCACTCTCCTAATTCTAATCAGAGAGACGCAGAAAAGCTGACCCCCTCTCCACCGATCCAGAGCTGTGAGGCTCAAAAATCTGTATTCTTCTCGCCCCGACCAAACAGAAACTCTGCTCTGGGTGTCTTACTGACCCCTACTCTTGTTGACACGAGTCAGAATGAGCCAGAGACTGATAGATCCGAAGTCTCAGACTTCGGTATGAGAAAATTTCACGAGAGCTATTACCAGAAAAGATGCAGTCTGCCAACCAGCATCCTCAGCCCCACACCTCCAGAGCGCGCACTGGCGCCTTTGCGTAAATCCAGAACTGTGAGAAGGCGTGAAGCTTCCCCGCGCACGGTTGACCCTCTCCAAAGTGCGACCACGACTTTCTCTGTGCTAAGCAGCAAACTTTTACGCAGATTCACCTCCCCTGAGTTTAAAAGGGATGAGAAGGAGTTGGCTGAGAATCTGGTGTTTACTTCGGGGCGGATGCCTCGATCGGAAACTTTTCCACAGATGATGAAACATCCAAAGGTGGGCGGTAAACCGAGCATAGACAGCATCAGCTCCGTTAAGTGCGAGTTTGACTTTCACTTCAGAAAGccaagctgttaaaaaaaatccgtGCGTCATGCGTAAAAAGCGTTAGTTCTCCAAACTATCATGTTACTTTAAGTATTCAGTTAAAGCAAATCTGCTGCACTTTCAGATTCCCGCCAAAAAATGGAATCGCTCTCAGCTGCCATCTCTGTAAATAAAGAGAGCATCCATCAGCTTCCATCTCTCCTCGGCTTAAGTGAAGCAGCACAGTGATGTAGATACTGCCCCTCAAAGAAATCTCTGCAAGGTTAAATTCTGACACGATCAAGGGATGAAGGAACACAAAACAATCCAAAAGTGCTTCAACCAAGtctgaaaagcagcaaaaactacaacaaatcgAAGTTATCTTTGCGTAAAGTGCGTGCATAAAAGCCAGTAGCAGCCAGTTGGGTACTGCAGCATCTACAGAGTGAAAATCAGCACTGGGAGGAAGTCAACTTCTAGTTCCAGAGTAAATGGTGTTCAGCATATTTTGCCACTCCTTTTAGAGGGGTGGGGGTTAAATGGAAGGTGGGGGGTGAGGGCAGTAAATAAATTATCGGCTCAAATTATTCACTGCTGCTGTAGGAAAATCTTTCTTTGTTAATATCATTCACGCCTGTGTAAGCAGAGGTAGACGACTTTGTTGGTGgctaaaagtgaataaaataaatgagcGAGATCTGGTTTATGtggatgtgtgtgagtgtgtgggggggggggggggggatatcACCGCGTATCCAATATGTACAGTTGTAGAAAACGTTTTCACAAGGGTTACATGTTATGAGATTTCTAGTTGGCTTAAATGTACAGCATGCGCGTAAAAGTGAGGAAAAGCGGTtaaatgtttccatttttaaatcactcctAAAATAAGATTTATAAAAACTTAATAGATAAAAGGGAATGCTATAAGTTTACTTTTACTCGGTTTTTAAACGCTTTTTTAATTTCCACGTGCGTAAAACCGAATGATTTCCACTCTCACGAACTCAGCTGCAACCTTGCAGGATTTGAGTTTGTCAGAGGAAGGAGGAAgtaggagggaggggagggaggggttGTCGTTGGCGTTTTCCTCCAGACATTCATCATTTGAGCCCAACCTGCAACTGCCACACAGAGATGGAGACCACAGCAATGCGGGGATAAGGCTGAGGCTGCCTGCCTGCTCCTTCTCTCCAGGAGACTAACTCAGGTGATGGACTTTTATTCATCTTGTTCATAATGCGCAGGAGGAGCTCAGTGCTGCAGCTGTCACGGGTTTAAAGCTGTCTACCTAGCAGAGGGAGGTCGGTGTGGACAGATCCTAACTCCTCCGAGCAGCTCCTCAACCGGATCTCACGTCCGACCTGgacacattttttgctgcattcacgATGATCTGAGCGTGACTTCTGAGCTCTGAGTGGAGgcatccctcctctctctctctctctctctctctctgctcccgCCCCCCCTCTCtgcctttctttctctcctttctctccgTGGGTTCAGCACCGGCTGCCCAGTCACTCAGCCCCGTTTGTTGCAGCGCTGGGGAAGCTCGGAGCGATGGGACGACTCGGCTTCAGCACCACGGAGAGCGCCAGACTTCTGCTGTGTGGTAAGTCACTGAGTGTTGATGTGTGCAGGTGTCGTGACTCCCTActgcagtgagtgtgtgagtgcaCGTGCACGTGTGCGCGTGCACGACCACAATCCCCCTTCTCATGTTTAGGCGCGACTTCAGCATGTCCATGTTCATATGTTTACCGGTTATTCCCTCCTCATATTCATCCATAAAGTGTTTCAAACATGATCAGAGTTGAACTTCGTCACTTCCTACCGCTGCTCACTCTGCAGCCAGGCGCGTGCTGTTGCTCCCCTGATGCTGCAGATTTCACTCTCCGGTGTTTTCACCTGATTTTGACTTTGCCGTGAGCAGGCAGAGGTGATCAACAGCAGCCTGAAGATGTGTGGGGGCATTCCACTAAACATTACGATTCTGCTGATTCTGCATGTTTtcctgtgagtgtgtgagcGTGAGTGTGTGCCCCATCTGCTGCTCCCCCCTCCTGACATgacgccccccccccccaccccctccctTCACACTGTGCTCTTCTCTGTGCTCAGCTGTGCTCgcgctgtccgtggtgctggcGGAGCAGGAGGGGGAGAACCTGTCCGGTCTCTCTACCAACCCGGACAAAGCCATCTTCGCGGTCCGGGAGAATGGCACGACATGCCTGATGGTGGAGTTTGCCGTGAAATTCCTCGTGCCATATGACGTGCTCGCGCTCAACGGGATAGACGTAAGGAATCCCCTCGCGCAATTTGATACATGTGGATGCatataaaagagtcaaaaaagaaaacacacagccTGGAGCATTTTAAAGTGTGTGTTGATTTGTTGAATGTTGGGGACATTAAAGGTTTACTGTTGTGCGTAAAAATGCTGTTTCATCAAGAATAATTGTTTAAGATGTGAAAtggttttgtcttttctttaatCATTCTGTTTTTGATCTTCTTAAAAAGTGAGAAATATCACTGAGAagataaaactcatttttacgCAGCCCCTTTCAGTGTGCAGTCGTGCGTAAAATGGTCACGTCGCATTGAAGCCGTTATTCTACTACatcaaacttttttcaaaactatatttaaaaaatgtatctatttctgcttgttttatgtttagatCTGACATTCTcgccaacatttttttctttttacacttttaatttAGTGCGTAAAAATGAGATGCCATTTTTAGCGCCATCACGGTCCCTGATAAGTCCATCTGTCATCCTCTCATGcgctttttttctctccttgtaGCTGATCACAGAGCAGGCGTCGTTCATGTTGCCCCGTAATGCAGAAATCGAGGGGAAATGTGCGAGCACGGAGTCAGAGATCCACATATCCTGGAAGAACAAAGCCTACACTCTGCGCATCTACTTCTCCAAGGTGGGCGAGACGGAAAGCTTAATGTGCAAAATGCATCCTCAGATGCAATAAAAAGACTGAATCATCTCATGGGAACAACAAAGACACCAACACCAAGCcatacatcattttttttttacaaatttagaGTCAACTTAGAAACATATTTTTGGAGCTATTTGGCGCAATAGGCCTTATTTCCTTGACGTCAGACCTAGTGACAGGTGATTAGTTATGTAAAGCTTTTATGGATAAACGCTAAAAATTTAACTGTAAGGAACTTCTTTCATTGATATGAAGACTTGTTTTTCAACAGCAGCCATGAAGGGACTTTTTTAAGGGTTAAGGCCTCTCTGTACAGTGGAAAAGCCCATCCTGACGcatgcctctctctctctctctctctctctctctctctctctctatgttGCAGGAGTTCCGGGAGAAAAGCGTCGAGGTGTGGAAGATTAGCAAGGTCCAGTTCGTCTACGACACCTCTGAGACATCACATTTCATCAACGCATACAACCGTGAGTGTCCCGCAGAGCCAGTGTCTGTGTATATACAGTAACGAACGACTCAGCACATTTGGATCCCATCCTCCTCTCATCCATGTCACATTTACATTCACTGGAAACCTCAGACTGATTCAGACAGGATGGAAGGTTTACACCCACACTGGACACTTTAGAAAGGCATTATTGTGGATTTTAGATCTTCCACATTAATTATATACATGGCTGTGCAGCTTTAATTTTAATACCCActattatcattttaaatttcatctttACAGAATGTCAGAAAGGtagatggatgtttttattttggaccTTTTCCACTATATGTGTCATAAAGGCAAAACaacatttacaaatttaaattgtaatagttttgtttttattttattatgaaaggttcatttcttttctttgtgtggTTTATTAAACTCAtcgtcaaaaaaaaaaaatcaaaattaaggaaaatcaCATATAGTTTCATCATGAGGTCCTCGTGTCTTCTCCCTATCCTCTCAtgactccctctctctccagctgGGAAGCACACAGCCAGCACCCACCGCCTGTCAGCCCTGGTGACACCCGGCGGGCGCTCCTATGTGTGCACGGCACAGCAGACCCTCACCCTCATCTCCAGCGACCACCAGAAGGGTGTCACCGTGTCCATGTATGACATCCAGATCCAACCTTTCGACATCGCCTCCGACTTCATGTTCAGTGAAcgtaagaaaaaaacacacatctttagagaataaacattttcatcacACTGATGATAAGAAATCCACAGGGTGAGGATGCTGCAACTTTACATCTATCAGCtttgactctctctctctctctctctgggagTTTACTGCTGCAGTACACACAGGGCTGCAGAGGGGGAGACGGgctaacagaagaaaaaaaagagggggtGGGGATAAAATAAAGACGTAAGAGATGCTCAGAGCGTGGGAGAGAAGGGGGGACAGGGTGGGGGTCATTAGGACTTTATGAGCGCGGTTCTGTTCTCACCCTGAATGCAGCTTTTACAGACATCCTCGGCGTACCTGCCGTCCTCTGGAGCCGATCACCTTGGAAGACTCATTTGCAGTGAGCTGCTGTAAACCAGGCTGTGCTTTGCTTCACTGCCTCCTCCTGCTGTGCATTACCGTCCACAGGGAGAAACACGTCCAGCTCTCTAACACACACATCTGGGGTTCAGCTgtcctccttcttctctctctgtaaCCTAAAAAGACATTTGTGAGAGTTAAAACAGCTTTAACTGAGGACAGGAAAGATTTAAAGAGAGGCTATGTGAGACTTAGTCTCAgtgtacatgcaagctccagtgttttttaaacaggTATGAGTCCAAACTGGCAAATACAATCACTTACGgtggtttaatttttaaaaatacatgtgcaGCATTCCTGTGCTGCAACATATTTGttcaatttagacagtgtgtagGATTTTGCCTTCAGTTTTAGGTGATTCACAACAAGGAATCACAATTTTATGGAGCTTTTTTCACACATGCTCTGCTAAAAGTTCTACAGAATTTCAGAAGCTGTGCCCCTAACTTTTCTGAGTTGTTTGTTCACTCTTGttcctcacagcaggaagtgtTCCTGCAAGGGAAGGGAGGGGATATTACCAGTGATTTTGCAGGATAaattctgggtgaaaaatgtaGCTTCACACAAGCAGCTTACCCCAAAAAATTCAGGAcgttttcaggagttttgtgcatgtgtgaatagGGCGATTTAGTTGGGCAGTATTGTAACTTGATGAACAACATGATGTCAACACTCAGGATATCATGA encodes the following:
- the lamp5 gene encoding lysosome-associated membrane glycoprotein 5, which produces MGRLGFSTTESARLLLCAVLALSVVLAEQEGENLSGLSTNPDKAIFAVRENGTTCLMVEFAVKFLVPYDVLALNGIDLITEQASFMLPRNAEIEGKCASTESEIHISWKNKAYTLRIYFSKEFREKSVEVWKISKVQFVYDTSETSHFINAYNPGKHTASTHRLSALVTPGGRSYVCTAQQTLTLISSDHQKGVTVSMYDIQIQPFDIASDFMFSEPYKCITDQRERLEETLPLILGFILGLIIVITLTIYHFHLKLTASQPQLPRDRSMYKNM